A single Osmerus mordax isolate fOsmMor3 chromosome 9, fOsmMor3.pri, whole genome shotgun sequence DNA region contains:
- the LOC136949190 gene encoding xaa-Arg dipeptidase-like isoform X1 — protein sequence MAQDIQSRKKVFKDKIQLSIDKNQDKLFALSQDLWNCPELAYDEKQSHNRLVRFFTEDTSWSVESNYKLATAFLATWGPSGGREGDSILNVGFLCEYDALPGIGHACGHNLIAEVGAAAALGLKDALEGEPDLPFRLKVTVMGTPAEEDGGGKVDLILAGAFEDMDLVFMAHPAQQDVAFLPCVSIIDVTVKYHGKASHAAAYPWEGVNALDAAVLAYSNLSALRQQIKPDWRLHGIIKHGGVKPNIIPDYTELEFYLRTPLFKDLDVLKAKAEACFRSAAMATGCQVEVTYPHHAYCNILPNSTLEQLYVENGRALGVQFEEEPRNFSGSTDFGNVSFVVPGIHPFFYIGSDALNHTKEYTTAAGAEKAQLYTLRTAKALAMTAVDVMCCPGLLQRVREAFRQATLTQATLTQATLTQATLTQATLTQATLTQEAGVSGIDTAKNLP from the exons ATGGCTCAGGACATTCAGTCTCGTAAGAAAGTGTTCAAAGACAAAATACAACTATCTATTGACAAAAATCAGGACAAACTTTTCGCTTTGAGTCAAGATTTGTGGAACTGTCCTGAACTCGCATATGATGAGAAACAATCCCACAACAGACTAGTGCGTTTTTTCACTGAAGATACATCATGGTCCGTTGAAAGTAACTATAAACTAGCAACAGCATTTTTGGCGACGTGGGGTCCTTCTGGTGGCAGGGAGGGTGACAGTATTTTGAATGTAGGCTTTCTTTGCGAGTACGATGCACTGCCAGGCATTGGGCATGCATGTGGGCACAACCTCATAGCAGAGGTTGGAGCTGCAGCTGCACTGGGGCTAAAAGATGCGTTGGAAGGTGAACCAGATCTTCCCTTCCGTTTGAAG GTCACCGTCATGGGGACCCCAgcagaagaagatggaggggggaaggtTGACTTGATCCTTGCTGGAGCGTTTGAAGACATGGACCTGGTCTTTATGGCCCACCCTGCTCAGCAAGATGTAGCCTTTCTGCCCTGTGTGTCCATTATAGA TGTGACAGTAAAGTACCATGGGAAGGCGTCCCATGCGGCAGCATACCCCTGGGAAGGGGTGAACGCCTTGGATGCAGCTGTGCTGGCCTACAGCAACCTGTCTGCCCTGCGGCAGCAGATAAAGCCTGACTGGAGGCTTcatg GCATCATCAAACATGGCGGTGTGAAGCCTAACATCATCCCGGACTACACCGAGCTGGAGTTCTACCTGCGCACGCCACTCTTCAAAGACCTGGATGTGCTCAAAGCCAAGGCTGAGGCATGCTTCAGGtctgctgccatggcaacaggcTGCCAA GTGGAGGTAACCTATCCACACCATGCCTACTGCAACATTCTCCCTAACTCCACACTGGAACAACTGTATGTAGAGAACGGGAGGGCCTTGGGAGTTCAGTTTGAGGAGGAGCCACGCAACTTTTCCG GTTCCACTGACTTTGGGAACGTATCGTTTGTTGTTCCTGGGATCCATCCTTTCTTCTACATCGGCTCTGATGCCCTGAACCACACTAAGGAGTACACTACTGCTGCAG GTGCGGAGAAGGCCCAGTTGTACACCCTGAGGACAGCCAAGGCTCTGGCCATGACTGCAGTAGACGTGATGTGCTGCCCTGGGCTGCTGCAAAGGGTCAGGGAGGCCTTCAGACAGGCCACGCTGACCCAGGCTACACTGACCCAGGCTACACTGACCCAGGCTACACTGACCCAGGCTACACTGAcccaggccacactgacccaggaGGCTGGAGTCAGTGGCATTGACACTGCCAAGAACCTTCCCTGA
- the LOC136949190 gene encoding peptidase M20 domain-containing protein 2-like isoform X2, whose translation MAQDIQSRKKVFKDKIQLSIDKNQDKLFALSQDLWNCPELAYDEKQSHNRLVRFFTEDTSWSVESNYKLATAFLATWGPSGGREGDSILNVGFLCEYDALPGIGHACGHNLIAEVGAAAALGLKDALEGEPDLPFRLKVTVMGTPAEEDGGGKVDLILAGAFEDMDLVFMAHPAQQDVAFLPCVSIIDVTVKYHGKASHAAAYPWEGVNALDAAVLAYSNLSALRQQIKPDWRLHGIIKHGGVKPNIIPDYTELEFYLRTPLFKDLDVLKAKAEACFRSAAMATGCQVEVTYPHHAYCNILPNSTLEQLYVENGRALGVQFEEEPRNFSGSTDFGNVSFVVPGIHPFFYIGSDALNHTKEYTTAAGYRYFPARPQVRRRPSCTP comes from the exons ATGGCTCAGGACATTCAGTCTCGTAAGAAAGTGTTCAAAGACAAAATACAACTATCTATTGACAAAAATCAGGACAAACTTTTCGCTTTGAGTCAAGATTTGTGGAACTGTCCTGAACTCGCATATGATGAGAAACAATCCCACAACAGACTAGTGCGTTTTTTCACTGAAGATACATCATGGTCCGTTGAAAGTAACTATAAACTAGCAACAGCATTTTTGGCGACGTGGGGTCCTTCTGGTGGCAGGGAGGGTGACAGTATTTTGAATGTAGGCTTTCTTTGCGAGTACGATGCACTGCCAGGCATTGGGCATGCATGTGGGCACAACCTCATAGCAGAGGTTGGAGCTGCAGCTGCACTGGGGCTAAAAGATGCGTTGGAAGGTGAACCAGATCTTCCCTTCCGTTTGAAG GTCACCGTCATGGGGACCCCAgcagaagaagatggaggggggaaggtTGACTTGATCCTTGCTGGAGCGTTTGAAGACATGGACCTGGTCTTTATGGCCCACCCTGCTCAGCAAGATGTAGCCTTTCTGCCCTGTGTGTCCATTATAGA TGTGACAGTAAAGTACCATGGGAAGGCGTCCCATGCGGCAGCATACCCCTGGGAAGGGGTGAACGCCTTGGATGCAGCTGTGCTGGCCTACAGCAACCTGTCTGCCCTGCGGCAGCAGATAAAGCCTGACTGGAGGCTTcatg GCATCATCAAACATGGCGGTGTGAAGCCTAACATCATCCCGGACTACACCGAGCTGGAGTTCTACCTGCGCACGCCACTCTTCAAAGACCTGGATGTGCTCAAAGCCAAGGCTGAGGCATGCTTCAGGtctgctgccatggcaacaggcTGCCAA GTGGAGGTAACCTATCCACACCATGCCTACTGCAACATTCTCCCTAACTCCACACTGGAACAACTGTATGTAGAGAACGGGAGGGCCTTGGGAGTTCAGTTTGAGGAGGAGCCACGCAACTTTTCCG GTTCCACTGACTTTGGGAACGTATCGTTTGTTGTTCCTGGGATCCATCCTTTCTTCTACATCGGCTCTGATGCCCTGAACCACACTAAGGAGTACACTACTGCTGCAG GGTATCGTTATTTTCCTGCCCGTCCTCAGGTGCGGAGAAGGCCCAGTTGTACACCCTGA
- the LOC136949436 gene encoding cannabinoid receptor type 1A-like produces MKSALDGIADTTFRTLTTGLQYLGSNDVSYDDPSIDYNVAKTKLSLQKPQSASLGGNSLPVLGPGDEDLIFHGFLSIFPTNVSDLLGNGTSVGVEGSGVVQCGEDSMDMECFMILTPNQQLVVAILALTLGTFTVLENLMVLCVILHSRSLRCRPSYHFIGSLAVADLLGSVIFVYSFLDFHVLHRKDSTNVFLVKLGGVIASFTASVGSLFLTAIDRYISIHRPMAYKRIVTKTKAIIAFCVMWALSIIIAMLPLLGWNCKRLNSVCSDIFPLIDKKYLMFWIGGASALVVFIIYAYMYILWKAHHHAVRMLSRSSQKSVVVYTADGTKVQTVRPEQARMDIRLAKTLVLILVVLIICWGPVLAIMVYDLFWKMNDFIKTVFAFCSMLCLLNSTVNPVIYALRSKDLRRAFLGTCRGSGHPLDNSAESGDGQSRSVRGLASKATAGCVKTTVKVAKVNLSVSTETSAEAV; encoded by the coding sequence ATGAAGTCTGCTCTGGACGGAATTGCCGATACCACCTTCAGAACCCTCACAACAGGACTCCAGTACCTGGGTTCCAATGATGTCAGCTATGATGACCCCTCCATTGACTATAATGTAGCCAAAACAAAATTATCTTTACAGAAGcctcagtctgcctctctcGGCGGCAACTCCCTCCCCGTACTAGGACCTGGAGACGAGGACCTTATCTTCCATGGCTTCCTTTCTATTTTTCCAACCAATGTCTCTGACTTACTGGGCAACGGGACTTCCGTGGGGGTAGAAGGCAGTGGCGTGGTCCAGTGTGGGGAGGACTCTATGGACATGGAGTGCTTCATGATCTTGACCCCCAACCAGCAGCTAGTGGTTGCCATCCTGGCACTCACCCTGGGGACCTTCACGGTGCTGGAGAACCTGATGGTCTTGTGTGTGATCCTGCACTCCCGGTCTCTGCGCTGCCGGCCTTCATACCACTTCATAGGTAGCCTGGCTGTGGCCGACCTGCTGGGCAGCGTCATCTTCGTCTACAGCTTCCTGGACTTCCATGTGCTCCACAGGAAAGACAGCACCAATGTTTTCTTGGTTAAGCTGGGTGGGGTCATTGCCTCATTCACAGCCTCTGTAGGCAGCCTGTTCCTCACCGCTATAGACCGCTACATCTCTATCCACAGGCCGATGGCCTACAAGCGCATAGTCACCAAGACCAAGGCCATCATCGCCTTCTGTGTGATGTGGGCCCTCTCCATCATTATTGCGATGCTCCCTCTGCTGGGCTGGAACTGCAAGCGCCTGAACTCGGTGTGCTCAGACATATTCCCTCTCATAGATAAAAAGTACCTGATGTTCTGGATTGGGGGGGCAAGCGCACTTGTCGTCTTCATAATCTACGCCTACATGTACATCCTTTGGAAGGCACACCACCATGCCGTGCGCATGCTCAGCCGCAGCTCTCAGAAGAGTGTGGTGGTCTACACTGCAGACGGCACCAAGGTCCAGACAGTAAGACCAGAGCAGGCTCGCATGGACATCCGCCTGGCCAAGACCCTGGTGCTCATCCTTGTGGTCCTCATTATCTGCTGGGGCCCTGTCCTGGCCATCATGGTGTATGACCTGTTTTGGAAGATGAACGACTTCATAAAGACCGTTTTCGCCTTTTGTAGCATGCTCTGTCTACTGAACTCCACCGTTAACCCTGTAATCTATGCTCTGAGGAGCAAGGACCTGCGCAGGGCTTTCCTTGGTACCTGCCGGGGGTCAGGCCATCCTCTGGACAACAGCGCAGAGTCCGGGGATGGCCAAAGCAGGAGTGTGAGAGGCTTAGCCAGCAAGGCCACAGCTGGCTGTGTAAAGACTACAGTGAAAGTAGCCAAAGTGAATCTGTCTGTTTCCACTGAGACGTCAGCTGAGGCGGTCTGA
- the LOC136949489 gene encoding akirin-2-like — MACGATLKRTMDFDPLMSPTSPKRRRCIPVSPSSSSSPRKYLRMEPSPFGESSSRLTAEQILNNIKQEYKRIQKRKHLDGSYQHNEGCNYPSSPDSPPHTSIMGGSSMPGTSIGGLSPSRKEQPLFTLRQVGMICERLLKEREDKVREEYEETMTTKLAEQYDTFVKFTHDQLMRRFGEQPASYVS; from the exons ATGGCGTGTGGAGCCACCTTGAAGAGGACTATGGATTTTGATCCATTGATGAGTCCCACGTCCCCCAAAAGGCGAAGATGTATCCCGGTATccccatcatcgtcatcatctccGAGAAAATATCTTCGTATGGAACCATCGCCATTTGGAGAGTCGTCGTCCAGACTTACTGCAG AACAAATCCTGAACAACATCAAGCAGGAGTACAAACGCATTCAGAAGAGGAAGCATCTAGATGGAAGTTACCAACACAATGAAGGCTGCAACTACCCCTCATCCCCAGACTCCCCACCTCATACCTCAATTATGGGAGGATCCAGTATGCCAG GCACATCCATTGGAGGCCTTTCTCCATCGAGGAAAGAGCAGCCGTTGTTCACCCTGAGACAAGTGGGGATGATCTGTGAGCGTCTACTGAAGGAGCGAGAGGACAAAGTCAGGGAGGAATATGAAGAAACCATGACCACAAAACTAGCAG AACAGTATGACACATTTGTGAAGTTTACACACGACCAGTTGATGCGGAGATTTGGAGAGCAACCTGCAAGTT ATGTTTCCTGA
- the orc3 gene encoding origin recognition complex subunit 3, whose translation MATSSLSKGCFVFKPSDKKKKKTSTVEDYFTIGSEDTANINVRFRLCQNLWDKIKTDTGVLQDELNKMILDSLLKFIRKCTSTFQHKSDDWASRMRASEIPTAALSLGVNVPDHDMTFQSLTELLQLSVTPYVVSLQAKECGALKHLMQKVLERLMGSCLSVDEDEDTDQCSTQTNQKRVHCSLSTLCDWYKSKKSSAGTPGKKRSSASIEVDQHQPPIVVIFKDLEAFDPRVLQDFILICSRYVEQLPLMLIFGIATSPSTIQHMLPHSVSSLLCIELFQSLSCTQHLATVIDKLILTSHFPFKLSGKVLQVLVSIFLYHDFSVRNFIKGLQLALLEHFHSQPLSVLCCKKEEAVGHVAELSQQDVERVRQLPSFRRYVEKQEPQEQVELLTSDEHVKAACQTWIKDLHKYHKNYYPILRCLHILTSSLPKYPLGKQIRELHISCLENDVWENEEYQSAMQLLRMLAKDELVTALQKCAEILKPGKTKKTRAALVQLEELLAKFSLLDKAAADVTAGEEMSPPGKGLPMKTDLFQLQKSLLAKKDSLRSKKLSQFENLRNEALVFIDSLVRMHLSPPDNQTLYEVYYYSSSAILRRHLNATPRTSIQTALSNPYHYLQNNSLRTEEGTVSNAAPDICIVYKLHLECGRLINLYDWLEAYSTVVSAAEGKDPDSADYGKVDELKHARFIQAVSELEFLGFIKSTKQKTDHVARLTWGGC comes from the exons ATGGCAACTTCTTCATTGTCTAAG GGTTGTTTTGTCTTCAAACCCagtgacaaaaagaaaaagaaaacttcCACTGTGG AGGATTATTTTACCATTGGCAGTGAAGACACAGCCAACATTAATGTCCGGTTCAGACTTTGTCAGAATCTCTGGGACAAGATTAAAACCGACACTGGG GTTTTGCAAGATGAACTCAACAAGATGATACTGGACAGTCTGCTGAAGTTCATCAGAAAGTGCACTTCTACATTTCAACATAAATCTGATGACTGGGCTTCGCGTATGAGAGCCAGCGAGATTCCAACAGCAGCCCTCAGTCTAG GGGTGAACGTGCCCGATCATGACATGACCTTCCAGAGCCTCACCGAGCTGCTCCAGCTCTCTGTTACTCCCTATGTGGTCTCACTACAAGCCAAAGAGTGTGGAG CACTGAAGCACCTGATGCAGAAAGTCCTAGAGAGGCTGATGGGTTCCTGTCTGTCAGTAGATGAGGATGAAGACACAGATCAGTGCAGTACCCAGACCAACCAGAAGAGGGTACACTGTTCCCTCAGCACTCTCTGTGACTGGTACAAGTCCAAG AAGTCCTCTGCTGGTACTCCAGGCAAAAAGCGCAGTTCTGCCAGTATAGAAGTGGATCAGCACCAACCCCCCATTGTAGTGATCTTCAAAGATCTGGAGGCTTTCGACCCCAGAGTGTTACAGGACTTCATCCTTATCTGCAG CCGCTACGTTGAGCAACTCCCCCTGATGTTAATTTTTGGCATTGCTACGTCTCCCAGCACCATCCAGCACATGCTGCCCCACTCTGTGTCCTCCTTGCTCTGCATCGAGCTCTTCCAGTCCCTGTCCTGCACTCAGCACCTGGCCACAGTCATCGACAAG CTGATCCTGACGTCCCATTTCCCCTTCAAGCTCAGTGGTAAGGTGCTGCAGGTGCTGGTTAGCATCTTCCTCTATCACGACTTCTCAGTACGCAACTTCATCAAAGGCCTGCAG CTGGCTCTGCTAGAGCACTTCCACTCCCAGCCCCTGAGTGTGCTGTGCTGCAAGAAGGAGGAGGCTGTCGGCCACGTCGCAGAGCTCAGCCAGCAGGATGTGGAGAGGGTCCGACAGCTCCCTTCCTTCAGGAG GTATGTAGAGAAACAGGAACCCCAAGAGCAGGTGGAGCTGCTGACCAGTGACGAGCATGTCAAG GCGGCGtgccagacatggattaaagaCCTCCATAAATACCACAAGAACTATTATCCTATCCTGAGGTGTCTCCATATCCTCACCTCTTCTTTACCCAAGTACCCCCTGGGAAAACAG ATAAGAGAGCTGCACATTTCCTGTCTGGAAAACGATGTGTGGGAGAACGAGGAGTACCAGTCAGCCATGCAGCTGCTCAG GATGCTGGCTAAAGACGAGCTGGTAACTGCCCTGCAGAAGTGTGCTGAAATCCTGAAACCTGGCAAGACCAAGAAGACGAGAGCTGCCCTTGTGCAACTGGAGGAGCTTCTGGCTAAATTCAGCCTGCTAGACA aggctgctgctgatgttactgctggggaggaaatgaGTCCTCCGGGGAAAGGGCTCCCGATGAAAACAGACCTCTTCCAACTACAGAAG TCACTGCTTGCAAAGAAGGACTCTCTCAGATCCAAGAAGCTGAGTCAGTTTGAGAATCTGCGAAACGAAGCACTAGTATTTATCGACAGTCTTGTGAG gatgcatCTGTCTCCGCCTGACAACCAAACTCTCTACGAGGTGTATTACTACAGCTCCTCAGCCATCCTGAGACGACATCTAAACGCCACGCCTCGCACTTCTATCCAGACTGCCCTGAGCAACCCCTACCACTACCTACAG AATAACAGTCTCCGAACAGAGGAAGGGACTGTGTCCAATGCTGCTCCTGACATCTGCATCGTGTACAAGCTCCACCTGGAGTGTGGCCGCCTGATCAACCTGTATGACTGGCTGGAG GCTTACTCCACTGTGGTCTCAGCAGCAGAGGGCAAGGATCCTGACTCGGCAGACTACGGCAAAGTTGATGAACTCAAGCA CGCTCGTTTCATCCAGGCAGTTTCGGAGCTGGAGTTTCTTGGCTTCATCAAGTCCACCAAGCAGAAGACAGACCACGTAGCCAGGCTGACGTGGGGAGGCTGCTAG